From Neodiprion pinetum isolate iyNeoPine1 chromosome 7, iyNeoPine1.2, whole genome shotgun sequence, a single genomic window includes:
- the LOC124222629 gene encoding calcium and integrin-binding family member 2: MGNKVATFTEEQLEDYQDCTFFTRKEILRIHKRFRDMGDPGTVPRVMSAQDAANLRLPLSCVTRLPELRENPFMERIAEVFTKCRDPGWSLDEGICFEEFLEMMSVFSEHASRDLKVFYAFKIYDFDEDGVLGLGDLERTCRQLVRGALSAEEVATICRKVLEESDIDGDGSLSYLEFEHVITRAPDFLATFHIRI, from the exons ATGGGGAATAAAGTAGCTACTTTTACCGAAGAACAACTCGAGGATTATCAAGATTGTACTTTTTTTACTCGTAAAGAAATATTGAG AATTCATAAAAGGTTTCGTGATATGGGTGACCCAGGAACTGTACCGCGAGTGATGTCAGCCCAAGACGCAGCAAATTTACGTCTGCCCTTATCGTGCGTTACGCGTCTCCCGGAGCTGAGG GAAAATCCGTTTATGGAACGGATTGCCGAAGTTTTCACCAAGTGTCGAGATCCCGGCTGGAGTTTGGACGAAGGTATATGCTTTGAGGAATTCTTGGAAATGATGTCCGTATTTTCAGAACACGCGTCGCGCGATTTGAAAGTGTTCTATGCGTTTAAAATTTATG ATTTTGACGAAGACGGAGTGCTGGGACTCGGTGACTTAGAACGCACTTGTCGACAATTAGTCAGAGGAGCTCTCAGTGCTGAGGAAGTAGCCACAATCTGTCGCAAGGTATTGGAGGAAAGTGACATCGATGGAGACGGTTCTCTATCCTATTTAGAGTTCGAGCACGTCATCACAAGGGCCCCAGATTTTCTGGCGACGTTTCACATACGAATTTAA
- the mst gene encoding protein misato isoform X1, with the protein MPTREVLTLQFGHYSNFIGTHWWNIQESSFSYEPKQPSEINHDVLYREGETPRKETTFTPRLLLVDLKGSVGHLTEQGNLYNAVEKSLPLHSDLWDSENIQVTTEPVVNKAPFIQNLEKGPADGEDAVVNFEDDVTVWADYLVPRFHPRTVNIVREYEHQSLDQPFNVFHYGHHLWKTEQFQEEFSNKIRAYAEECDFMQGFQVILDSTNGFSGLGSSCIQHLQDEYGKSILAFPVIDGKNFNKSLNDLFKVLNTALCYQSIGEHCSLFSPLCVGQNGWPQAGACRQFNHLTYNSELDYHTSSLLATALDTISLRYRQKEFSTSALSDLCADLNKLGRRAAATSLSLPFPMTAGQDLIDVLDDHEGPLWTSLTPSCDISMDKSMQSLVLRGIHHERLKRPPHEAKLQQRKAAYSCSSVHEMMTLYLACSCHATATHLTNLKAPLTIKEPYPNIFNNNIHQNGDLSPWPVGEEVKSVPVLAGLHSGPGLSHMFDSLHSQASRIKSISKLRGFKDSGLEQDELIECLDQLLTYKEAYEDHYE; encoded by the exons ATGCCGACTAGAGAAGTATTGACTCTCCAATTCGGACATTACTCGAATTTCATTGGAACCCATTGGTGGAACATTCAG GAATCGTCTTTTTCCTACGAGCCCAAACAACCTTCGGAAATAAATCATGATGTTTTATATAGAGAAGGTGAAACGCCAAGG AAAGAGACGACGTTTACACCGAGGCTTCTGCTAGTTGATCTAAAAGGTAGTGTCGGTCATTTGACTGAACAAGGAAATTTATACAACGCAGTAGAAAAATCTTTACCTCTGCACAGTGACTTGTGGGATTCCGAAAATATTCAAGTTACAACTGAGCCAGTAGTGAATAAAGCCCCATTCATTCAGAATTTGGAGAAAGGGCCTGCAGATGGAGAAGATGCAGTCGTTAACTTCGAAGATGATGTTACAGTGTGGGCTGATTATCTGGTCCCACGTTTCCATCCAAGGACTGTGAACATTGTTCGCGAGTACGAACACCAGTCCTTGGATCAGCCTTTCAACGTGTTTCACTATGGTCATCATCTGTGGAAGACTGAACAGTTCcaagaagaattttcaaacaaaataagAGCCTATGCCGAAGAATGCGATTTCATGCAGGGCTTTCAG GTTATTCTAGATTCTACAAACGGTTTCTCTGGCCTTGGTTCATCCTGCATCCAGCACTTACAGGATGAATATGGGAAAAGTATATTAGCATTTCCTGTTATCGATGGAAAGAATTTTAACAAGTCGCTTAATGACTTGTTCAAAGTATTGAACACAGCTTTGTGCTACCAAAGTATAGGAGAACATTGCTCTTTATTCAGCCCACTTTGTGTTGGACAAAATGGTTGGCCTCAGGCGGGTGCTTGTCGTCAATTTAATCATCTAACGTACAATTCAGAATTGGATTATCACACCAGCTCGCTACTTGCAACTGCATTAGATACAATCAGTCTGAGATACCGGCAGAAAGAATTCTCTACTTCAGCACTGTCAGACCTGTGTGCGGATCTGAACAAACTTGGTAGAAGAGCAGCAGCTACCAGTTTAAGTCTGCCATTTCCCATGACTGCTGGTCAAGATCTAATCGACGTTTTAGATGATCATGAAGGTCCTCTGTGGACTAGTTTAACTCCTAGTTGTGACATATCAATGGATAAGAGTATGCAGAGTCTCGTACTCAGAGGGATACACCATGAAAGGCTAAAGAGACCGCCACATGAAGCAAAACTGCAGCAGAGGAAAGCTGCTTACAGTTGTTCAAGCGTACACGAAATGATGACACTTTATCTAGCTTGTTCATGTCACGCTACTGCTACTCATTTGACCAATCTCAAAGCACCTTTGACCATCAAAGAACCGTATcctaatatttttaacaacaatATTCATCAGAATGGGGACCTCTCACCTTGGCCAGTTGGAGAAG AAGTTAAATCCGTTCCGGTATTGGCTGGGCTGCACAGCGGACCCGGTCTTTCACATATGTTCGATTCCCTTCACTCTCAAGCGAGTCGCATAAAAAGTATAAGCAAACTTCGGGGTTTCAAAGATTCGGGACTTGAACAAGATGAACTTATCGAATGTCTTGACCAACTGCTCACTTACAAAGAAGCCTACGAAGATCATTACGAATGA
- the mst gene encoding protein misato isoform X2 has protein sequence MLRILLQKETTFTPRLLLVDLKGSVGHLTEQGNLYNAVEKSLPLHSDLWDSENIQVTTEPVVNKAPFIQNLEKGPADGEDAVVNFEDDVTVWADYLVPRFHPRTVNIVREYEHQSLDQPFNVFHYGHHLWKTEQFQEEFSNKIRAYAEECDFMQGFQVILDSTNGFSGLGSSCIQHLQDEYGKSILAFPVIDGKNFNKSLNDLFKVLNTALCYQSIGEHCSLFSPLCVGQNGWPQAGACRQFNHLTYNSELDYHTSSLLATALDTISLRYRQKEFSTSALSDLCADLNKLGRRAAATSLSLPFPMTAGQDLIDVLDDHEGPLWTSLTPSCDISMDKSMQSLVLRGIHHERLKRPPHEAKLQQRKAAYSCSSVHEMMTLYLACSCHATATHLTNLKAPLTIKEPYPNIFNNNIHQNGDLSPWPVGEEVKSVPVLAGLHSGPGLSHMFDSLHSQASRIKSISKLRGFKDSGLEQDELIECLDQLLTYKEAYEDHYE, from the exons atgttACGTA TTTTGTTACAGAAAGAGACGACGTTTACACCGAGGCTTCTGCTAGTTGATCTAAAAGGTAGTGTCGGTCATTTGACTGAACAAGGAAATTTATACAACGCAGTAGAAAAATCTTTACCTCTGCACAGTGACTTGTGGGATTCCGAAAATATTCAAGTTACAACTGAGCCAGTAGTGAATAAAGCCCCATTCATTCAGAATTTGGAGAAAGGGCCTGCAGATGGAGAAGATGCAGTCGTTAACTTCGAAGATGATGTTACAGTGTGGGCTGATTATCTGGTCCCACGTTTCCATCCAAGGACTGTGAACATTGTTCGCGAGTACGAACACCAGTCCTTGGATCAGCCTTTCAACGTGTTTCACTATGGTCATCATCTGTGGAAGACTGAACAGTTCcaagaagaattttcaaacaaaataagAGCCTATGCCGAAGAATGCGATTTCATGCAGGGCTTTCAG GTTATTCTAGATTCTACAAACGGTTTCTCTGGCCTTGGTTCATCCTGCATCCAGCACTTACAGGATGAATATGGGAAAAGTATATTAGCATTTCCTGTTATCGATGGAAAGAATTTTAACAAGTCGCTTAATGACTTGTTCAAAGTATTGAACACAGCTTTGTGCTACCAAAGTATAGGAGAACATTGCTCTTTATTCAGCCCACTTTGTGTTGGACAAAATGGTTGGCCTCAGGCGGGTGCTTGTCGTCAATTTAATCATCTAACGTACAATTCAGAATTGGATTATCACACCAGCTCGCTACTTGCAACTGCATTAGATACAATCAGTCTGAGATACCGGCAGAAAGAATTCTCTACTTCAGCACTGTCAGACCTGTGTGCGGATCTGAACAAACTTGGTAGAAGAGCAGCAGCTACCAGTTTAAGTCTGCCATTTCCCATGACTGCTGGTCAAGATCTAATCGACGTTTTAGATGATCATGAAGGTCCTCTGTGGACTAGTTTAACTCCTAGTTGTGACATATCAATGGATAAGAGTATGCAGAGTCTCGTACTCAGAGGGATACACCATGAAAGGCTAAAGAGACCGCCACATGAAGCAAAACTGCAGCAGAGGAAAGCTGCTTACAGTTGTTCAAGCGTACACGAAATGATGACACTTTATCTAGCTTGTTCATGTCACGCTACTGCTACTCATTTGACCAATCTCAAAGCACCTTTGACCATCAAAGAACCGTATcctaatatttttaacaacaatATTCATCAGAATGGGGACCTCTCACCTTGGCCAGTTGGAGAAG AAGTTAAATCCGTTCCGGTATTGGCTGGGCTGCACAGCGGACCCGGTCTTTCACATATGTTCGATTCCCTTCACTCTCAAGCGAGTCGCATAAAAAGTATAAGCAAACTTCGGGGTTTCAAAGATTCGGGACTTGAACAAGATGAACTTATCGAATGTCTTGACCAACTGCTCACTTACAAAGAAGCCTACGAAGATCATTACGAATGA
- the LOC124222628 gene encoding protein IMPACT-A-like isoform X3: MDDLSLQVDEIEALVAIYDKEWQTTDEENRAYCINIRNGDSVVRLYIKLPSNYPSSVSPTYEISAPHLSESQKNHIHRLLDEVCLTNLGQNVIFQLVEKVREVLQFNFEGSAWSELESWPESEEINIVEPQKMGPNNAEYECPDILHGGVIMDRKSSFQGHAAIVHSVKQVEQVIHKLLEAKKIQQATHNVYAYRIYRQDVNCFLQDCEDDGETQAGSRLLHLLQYPVTKTFQSSIS, encoded by the exons ATGGACGATTTATCTCTACAA gTTGATGAAATTGAGGCACTCGTCGCCATATACGACAAAGAATGGCAGACTACTGACGAAGAGAACAGAGCATACTGTATCAACATTAGAAATGGAGACAGTGTGGTGAGGCTCTATATAAAGTTGCCTAGTAATTACCCATCCTCCGTTTCACCAACTTACGAAATCTCTGCTCCACACCTCAGTGAGTCTCAAAAGAATCACATTCATCGCCTCTTGGACGAGGTATGCTT AACAAATCTCGGGCaaaatgtaatatttcaaCTGGTTGAAAAAGTTCGAGAAGTTTTGCAGTTTAATTTCGAAGGCTCAGCTTGGTCGGAGCTTGAAAGCTGGCCAGAATCTGAAGAAATCAACATAGTTGAACCACAAAAAATGGGACCGAATAATGCGGAATATGAATGTCCAGATATTCTACACGGAGGTGTTATTATGGACAgaaaaagttcttttcaaGGACATGCAGCAATTGTTCACTCAGTAAAACAAGTCGA ACAGGTAATACACAAACTACTTGAAGCTAAGAAAATACAACAAGCGACGCATAACGTGTATGCCTACAGAATTTATCGACAGGATGTAAATTGTTTTCTTCAGGACTGTGAGGATGACGGGGAAACACAAGCCGGAAGTAGACTACTGCATTTGCTACAG TATCCAGTGACAAAGACATTCCAATCAAGTATTTCATGA
- the LOC124222628 gene encoding protein IMPACT-A-like isoform X1, whose amino-acid sequence MDDLSLQVDEIEALVAIYDKEWQTTDEENRAYCINIRNGDSVVRLYIKLPSNYPSSVSPTYEISAPHLSESQKNHIHRLLDEVCLTNLGQNVIFQLVEKVREVLQFNFEGSAWSELESWPESEEINIVEPQKMGPNNAEYECPDILHGGVIMDRKSSFQGHAAIVHSVKQVEQVIHKLLEAKKIQQATHNVYAYRIYRQDVNCFLQDCEDDGETQAGSRLLHLLQVMGVKDVVVIVSRWYGGIQLGPDRFRHINNAARQVLATGNLIPDKARKKA is encoded by the exons ATGGACGATTTATCTCTACAA gTTGATGAAATTGAGGCACTCGTCGCCATATACGACAAAGAATGGCAGACTACTGACGAAGAGAACAGAGCATACTGTATCAACATTAGAAATGGAGACAGTGTGGTGAGGCTCTATATAAAGTTGCCTAGTAATTACCCATCCTCCGTTTCACCAACTTACGAAATCTCTGCTCCACACCTCAGTGAGTCTCAAAAGAATCACATTCATCGCCTCTTGGACGAGGTATGCTT AACAAATCTCGGGCaaaatgtaatatttcaaCTGGTTGAAAAAGTTCGAGAAGTTTTGCAGTTTAATTTCGAAGGCTCAGCTTGGTCGGAGCTTGAAAGCTGGCCAGAATCTGAAGAAATCAACATAGTTGAACCACAAAAAATGGGACCGAATAATGCGGAATATGAATGTCCAGATATTCTACACGGAGGTGTTATTATGGACAgaaaaagttcttttcaaGGACATGCAGCAATTGTTCACTCAGTAAAACAAGTCGA ACAGGTAATACACAAACTACTTGAAGCTAAGAAAATACAACAAGCGACGCATAACGTGTATGCCTACAGAATTTATCGACAGGATGTAAATTGTTTTCTTCAGGACTGTGAGGATGACGGGGAAACACAAGCCGGAAGTAGACTACTGCATTTGCTACAG gTCATGGGTGTAAAAGATGTGGTCGTTATCGTGTCACGGTGGTACGGTGGCATACAACTTGGACCAGATCGCTTTCGCCACATCAATAATGCTGCCAGGCAAGTTCTTGCGACTGGCAATTTAATACCAGACAAAGCTAGAAAGAAAGCGTAG
- the LOC124222628 gene encoding protein IMPACT-A-like isoform X2, protein MDDLSLQVDEIEALVAIYDKEWQTTDEENRAYCINIRNGDSVVRLYIKLPSNYPSSVSPTYEISAPHLSESQKNHIHRLLDEVCLTNLGQNVIFQLVEKVREVLQFNFEGSAWSELESWPESEEINIVEPQKMGPNNAEYECPDILHGGVIMDRKSSFQGHAAIVHSVKQVEYDCEDDGETQAGSRLLHLLQVMGVKDVVVIVSRWYGGIQLGPDRFRHINNAARQVLATGNLIPDKARKKA, encoded by the exons ATGGACGATTTATCTCTACAA gTTGATGAAATTGAGGCACTCGTCGCCATATACGACAAAGAATGGCAGACTACTGACGAAGAGAACAGAGCATACTGTATCAACATTAGAAATGGAGACAGTGTGGTGAGGCTCTATATAAAGTTGCCTAGTAATTACCCATCCTCCGTTTCACCAACTTACGAAATCTCTGCTCCACACCTCAGTGAGTCTCAAAAGAATCACATTCATCGCCTCTTGGACGAGGTATGCTT AACAAATCTCGGGCaaaatgtaatatttcaaCTGGTTGAAAAAGTTCGAGAAGTTTTGCAGTTTAATTTCGAAGGCTCAGCTTGGTCGGAGCTTGAAAGCTGGCCAGAATCTGAAGAAATCAACATAGTTGAACCACAAAAAATGGGACCGAATAATGCGGAATATGAATGTCCAGATATTCTACACGGAGGTGTTATTATGGACAgaaaaagttcttttcaaGGACATGCAGCAATTGTTCACTCAGTAAAACAAGTCGAGTAT GACTGTGAGGATGACGGGGAAACACAAGCCGGAAGTAGACTACTGCATTTGCTACAG gTCATGGGTGTAAAAGATGTGGTCGTTATCGTGTCACGGTGGTACGGTGGCATACAACTTGGACCAGATCGCTTTCGCCACATCAATAATGCTGCCAGGCAAGTTCTTGCGACTGGCAATTTAATACCAGACAAAGCTAGAAAGAAAGCGTAG